From the genome of Acidihalobacter aeolianus:
GGCGCAGACCAGCCAGGGCTTGCTTGACCTTGGGATCAGCACTGTGACCCTCGATATCCAGGAAATACACATATTCCCAGTTCACGCAGCGGGACGGGCGGGACTCGATGCGCGACATGCTCACACCGTTATGCGCCAGCGGGGTGAGTAGGCGATGCAGCGCGCCGGGACGGTTCGATGTGGAAACCAGGACGCTGGTCTTGTCGACCCCGCTCGGGGGGATCGACTCCTGGCGACCGATCACCAGGAAACGCGTCGTGTTGTCGGGGTGATCCTCGATATTTCGCTTGAGGGCGTTCAGGCCGTACAAGGACTCAGCCGTATCCCCCGCGATAGCCGCTGCACCGGTGTCCTGTGCGGCACGCTTGGCCGCTTCCGCGTTGCTGCTGAGTGGAATGCGCTCGGCGTGTGGCAGGTTCGCATCGAGCCATCGCCGGCACTGTGCGAGCGCCTGCTGATGTGCGTAGACGCGTTGCACGCCATCGAGTGATTCTTCGCGCGACAGCAGATGATGATGGATGCGCAGCAGGACCTCGCCGCACACGTGCAACGGCGACTGCACGAACAGATCCAGGGTATGGTTGACCACGCCCTCGGTGGAGTTCTCGATCGGCACAACGCCATAGGGACAGGTGGCGGCCTCCACCTCGCGGAACACCTCACCGAGCGAAGCCATGGGCGCCAATTGCACGTCCTGCCCGAAATGCTTGAGCACCGCTGCATGCGTATAGGTGCCTTCGGGACCCAGGAATGCCACCTTGAGCGGAGACTCCAGTGCCAGGCACGCGGACATGATTTCGCGGAATAGCCGCGCGAGCGTTTCGCCCTCAAGCGGCCCGGGGTTGGTATCCTTGACCTGGCGCAGAATCTGCGCCTCCCGCTCGGGTCGATAGAAGTCCTCGCCGGAACCAGCAGCCCGTTTGATTTCGGCCACGGTCTGCGCACAGCTCGCACGCTCACTGATGAGCCGCATCAAATCCTTGTCGATCGCGTCGATACGTTCGCGGATCGCTCGCAACTGTTCCTGTTCAGACATGGGCGGAAACCTGCTGGTTGATAATGGGCATGCAAACGTCGGGCTTGGCGGCGATGCACGCTGATCAGCCGCGTATGCGCTCGAATTCCTTCATATAGTCGACAAGCGCGTCGACGCCCGCTTCCGGCATCGCATTGTACAGACTGGCGCGCATCCCGCCGACGGAACGGTGTCCCTTGAGGCTTTTCAGCCCCGCCGCATCGGCCCCACGCAGAAACTCGGTATCAAGAGCGGTCTCCGCCAGGGTGAAGGTTACGTTCATCCAGGAACGGCTGTCCTGAGCTACCGCGGTGCGGTAGAACTCTGTGCCGTCCAGTGCTGCATATAGCTTGGCTGCCTTGCGTCGGTTGCGTTCGCCGATAGCGGGAAGCCCGCCCTCGGCTTCGATCCACGCAAATACCTCACCCGCAACATACCAGGCGAAAGTCGGCGGCGTGTTGTACATCGACGCATTCTCCGCATAGACGCGATAGTCGAATACGGTCGGTGTGCCGGGCAGAGGATCGCCGAGCAGATCTTCGTGCACGATCACGAGCGTCAGACCCGACGGCCCCACGTTTTTCTGTGCGCCCGCGTAGATCAGACCAAACCGTGAGACGTCCAGCGGACGCGACAGTAGCGTCGAAGACATGTCCGCCACCAGCGGCACATCCCCGCTATCCGGTATATAGGGAAACTCCACGCCGCCGATGGTCTCGTTCGGGGTGTAGTGCAGATAGCTCGCAGCGGGGTCGATCTCGATCGACCCCGCTGCCGGCACGCGGGTCGCATAATCAGGCCCGCCAGCGGCCAGCCTCACCCGTCCATAGCGTGCGGCCTCGGTCATGGCCTTCTGCGACCAGATGCCGGTATCGATGAAATCTGCAGAGCCGCCGCGCATCAGGTTCATGGGCACCATCGCGAACTGAGCGGTCGCTCCGCCCTGCAGGAACAACACCCGGTACGTATCCGGCACGTCCAGAATGCGACGCAAGGTCGCCTCGGCACGTTCGGCGATACCGACGAAATCGTCGCCACGGTGAGACATTTCCATCACCGACATGCCGCTACCGCCCCAATCGACCAGTTCGGCCTGGACCTTTTCCAGAACCGTCAGCGGCAATGTGGCCGGACCCGAGCTGAAGTTGTATACGCGTCCCATGGCGCCTCCTCGACCTAACGTGTCAGTCTCTACCCAGGTCTTCAGAACCATCCTCCGGTCCGTCGCCATCTTCCTCGGCGGGCTCGTCCTCGGCGTCGTCACCCACCAGCGATTCGACGCGTTCGATCTGTACCAGACGCTCGCCTTCACCCAGGCGGATCAGCGTCACACCCAGAGTATTGCGGCCGATGACGGAAACCTCGTCGACCGGCGTACGTACCAGGGTACCGCCGTCGGTGATCAGCATCACCTCGTCACCGTCCACGACCTGCACCGCACCGACCAGATTGCCGTTACGGCTCGACGACTGGATCGCGATCACACCCTGACCACCGCGTCCGTGGCGCGGGAACTCGCTGCATTCGGTCCGCTTTCCGTAGCCGTTTTCGGTGGCGATCAGCACCTGCGCATTCTCATCGAGAATGATCAGCGAGACGACGCTCTGTCCGTCTCCCAGGCGCACACCGCGCACGCCGCACGCGGTTCGGCCCATGGCCCGAACCTCGGCCTCAGCAAACCTGACCGCCTTGCCAGCACTGGTCAACAGCATCACATCCTGCGCGCCATCGGTCATGGCAACCCCAATCAGGCGGTCGCCGTCGCGCAGGTCGACGGCAATAATTCCGGTGCTGCGCGGGCGCGAGAAATCGACCAGCGGCGTCTTCTTCACCGTGCCGCGTGCCGTGGCCATGAACACATAGCTGTCCGAGGCGAAATCCTTGACCGGCAGCACCGCATTGATGCGTTCGCCTTCCTCCAGCGGGAGCAGATTCACGATCGGGCGGCCACGTGCGTTGCGCCCGGCCTGCGGGAGTTCATAGACCTTGAGCCAGTAGACCTTGCCGTGGCTCGAGAAGCACAGAATCGTGTCGTGGGTGTTGGCCACGAACAGCGTTTCGACGAAATCCTCCTCGCGCATGCTCGTCGCGGCCTTGCCGCGACCTCCGCGACGCTGCGCACGATAGAGATCGAGCGGCTGGGCCTTGGCGTAGCCGGCGTGGGACAGGGTCACCACCACATCCTGCTCAGAAATGAGGTCTTCGAGCGACAGGTCGAGCCGACGGTCGAGAATTTCGGTGCGACGCGCATCGCCGAATTGTTCGCGGATTGCGATCAGCTCGTCCCGGATGACCTGCATCAGCCTGCCGGGACGGGTGAGGATATCGAGAAGATCCTCGATCTTGTCGAGAATCTCACGGTATTCGGAAACGATCTTGTCCTGCTCCAGACCGGTCAGGCGATGCAGGCGCAGATCCAGAATCGCCTGGGCCTGTGCCTCGGACAGGCGATAACCGTCGTCGGCCAGACCGAGTGCCGGATCGAGCCCATCGGGCCGCGAAGCCTCCGCACCGGCCCGCTCGAGCATGCCCGTCACCATCCCGGGCGGCCAGGCACGAGCGAGCAATCCCGCCTTGGCCTCCACCGGGGTCGCCGAGGCGCGAATGAGTTCGATGATTTCGTCGATATTGGCCAACGCGACGGCGAGACCTTCCAGGACATGGGCCCGTTCGCGAGCCTTGCGGAGGTCATACAGAGTGCGCCGCGTCACCACCTCGCGGCGATGGCGCAGGAAGGCCTCCAGCATCGACTTGAGGTCAAGTAGCCGCGGCTGGCCGTCTATCAGCGCCACCATGTTGATGCCGAACACGCTCTGCATCTGGGTATGCTGGTACAGATTGTTCAGCACGACCTCGGGCATTTCACCGCGCTTGAGGTCGACGACCATGCGCATGCCGTCCTTGTCGGACTCGTCGCGCAGCTCGGAGATGCCCTCGAGCTTCTTCTCCTTGACCAGCTCCGCAATCTTTTCCAGCAAGCGCGCCTTGTTGACCTGATACGGCAACTCAGTGACGACGATGCTCTCGCGACCGTTGTGCTCGTCCGTCTCCACGTGGGATCGGGCGCGCACGTAGATCCGGCCGCGACCAGTCTGGTAGGCCTCGCGAATGCCCTGGGCGCCGTTGATGACGGCCGCCGTGGGGAAGTCAGGCCCGGGCACATACTCCATCAACTCGTTGATATCCGCCTCGGGGGTGTCGATGAGAGCCACACAGGCGTTGATGACCTCGGTGAGGTTGTGCGGTGGGATGTTGGTAGCCATTCCGACCGCAATACCGGCTGAGCCGTTGATCAGCAGATTCGGGATCTTCGCCGGAAGAACAGCGGGCTCACGCTCGGAACCATCGTAGTTGGGCGTGAAATCGACGGTTTCCTTGTCGATGTCGGCGAGCAGTTCGTGCGCGATGCGCGCCATGCGCACCTCGGTATAACGCATCGCGGCAGGGGCGTCGCCGTCGATGGAACCGAAGTTTCCTTGTCCGTCCACCAGCATGTAGCGCAGACTGAAGGGTTGCGCCATGCGCACGATGGTGTCGTAGATAGCCGAGTCGCCGTGAGGGTGATACTTACCCATGACGTCACCGACGATACGCGCGGACTTCTTATAGGCCTTGTTCCATTCGTAGCTGCCTTCGTGCATGCCGTAAAGCACACGGCGATGGACAGGCTTGAGGCCGTCACGTACATCAGGCAGCGCCCGCCCGATGATCACGCTCATCGCGTAATCCAGGTAGGACTGGCGCATTTCGTCTTCGAGATTGACCGAGAGTAGTTCTTTGGCGAAATCAGCCATTCAGATGGGGAGCCCTAGATGGAAAAATAATCTTGGAATGATACCACACGCAGCCCCCTTGAGGACTGGGCTCAGGCGCGCTGCCCCATGAGTTCATGCATGCCTGCAAGTCCTGGGTGTTCGACCACCCCGACCTCCGTCACGATGGCATCGATCAGGTCCGCCGGCGTCACGTCGAACACCGGATTCCAGGCGCTCGCACCTGCCGCCGCGACCGCCTTGCCCGCAAAGCTCAGCAGTTCTTCTTCGGGACGCTCTTCGATGGGTATCGCCGCACCATCCGGCGTCGCCATGTCGATGGTGCTGGTCGGCGCCACGACCATGAAACGCACGTCATGGTGGCGCGCCAGTACGGCCAGGCTGTAGGTGCCGATCTTGTTGGCCACATCGCCGTTGGCGGCAATGCGGTCCGCACCGACGATCACCCAGCTGACACGTCCGCTGGCCAGCAGCGAGGCCGCCGCGCCTTCGCACAGCAGAGAAACCGGTATGCCGTCGTGTATCAGCTCCCAGGCAGTGAGCCGCGAACCCTGCAGCCAGGGGCGGGTTTCGTCGGCATACACACGACCAATACGACCGTCCGCGTAGGCGCTGCGGATCACCCCGAGGGCGGTGCCATAGCCGCCGGTGGCCAGGGAACCGGTGTTGCAGTGCGTCAGCACATCGCCCGTTTCAACCAGCGCACCGCCCAGCTCGCCCATGCGGCGGTTGGCGGACAGATCCGCCTCGTGAATCGCGACGGCCTCAGCCAGCAGCGCGGGCGTGGCATCGCCGACGCTCTCCTCAACGAGGCGGCGCTGACGGGCAATCGCCCAGCCCAGATTGACGGCGGTCGGGCGGGCTGCGGCGAGTCGATCGAGTTCGCGCATGAGCGCCTCCCGGTCAGGCCCACAGGCACGCGCAGCGAGCACCGCGCCATAGGCGGCCGCAATGCCGATGGCCGGCGCGCCGCGTACCACCATGTCTCGAATCGCATCGGCAACCTTGGCGGCAGTGGTCGCCTCAATCCAGGCCGTCTGCGCCGGCAGCAGACGCTGATCCAGCAATCTCAGGCGGTCATCCGCCCAGATGACGGCGCGCACGCCGTCGTTGTCAGGTGTCGCCATGCCAGAGCTCCTGTCCGTCGATAGCCGGCTTGCGACCCGGCACGATGCGCGGTTATTGTCGCCGCCATGGAAGAAATCGATCTATTGATCAGCGCGCGTTGGGTGATTCCTGTAGCGCCCGAACCCTTGGTCCACGAGCACTACGCCGTGGCCGTCCGCGGCCGTCGCATCGTCGACATTCTACCCGCATCCGAAGCCACGCGAAGATACCACGCCGAAGAACACGTCAACCTGCCGCGACATGCCTTGATTCCCGGCCTGGTGAATGCGCATACGCACGCGGCGATGACCCTGATGCGCGGGCTGGCCGACGATCTGCCGCTGATGACCTGGTTACAGCAGCACATCTGGCCGGCCGAGGCACGCTGGGTCGGTGCCGATTTCGTGCGTGACGGTACGCGTCTTGCGATCGCCGAAATGCTGCGTGGCGGTACGACCTGCTTCAACGACATGTACTTCTTTCCCGAGATCACCGCCCGCGTCGCCGTCAACCTCGGCATGCGCGCCAGCATCGGCATGATCGTGGTCGACTTCCCCTCGGCTTGGGCGCGCAACGCCGACGAATACATTGCACGCGGACTCGACGAGGTCATGGACGCGCACAAGGGCGAAGGCCTGATCAGCACCTGCTTCGCACCACATGCGCCCTATACCGTCTCGGATGCGCCGCTGGAACGCATCCGCAACCTATCGAACGAACTCGAACGGCCGGTCCACATCCACGTACACGAAACGCAGCAGGAGATCGACGATCATCTGACGCACCACGGCGTCAGACCGCTCGCACGCCTCGACGCCCTCGGCCTACTGGGACCGAACCTGGTCGCGGTACACATGACCCAGCTCAGCGATCACGAAATCGCCCTGCTGGCAGAACGCGGCGCCAGCGTTGTCCATTGTCCGCAATCCAACCTCAAGCTGGCCAGCGGTTTCGCGCCGGTAGCCCACCTGATCGAGGCCGGCGTCAACGTGGCGCTGGGGACCGATGGCGCGGCGAGCAACAACGACCTCGACCTGTGGGATGAAATGCGCACCGCGGCGCTTCTCGCCAAGGGTGTGGCCGGACGCGCCGACGCCCTCCCCGCACACGCCGCACTGCGCATGGCCACGCTGTCCGGGGCACGCGCACTCGGGCTCGACGAGGAAATCGGCTCGATCGAAGTCGGCAAGGCCGCCGATTTGGTGGCGGTGGATCTCGGCCGCCTCGAAACCCAGCCCATATACGACCCCGTATCGCACCTCGTCTATGCCGCCGGCAGAGAGGCGGTGAGCCATGTCTGGATCGCCGGCCAGTCAAAACTGGTCGAACGCGAACTCACGCAGCTGAACGTGGATGAACTGGCCGAATCCGCCGCATCCTGGGCCATGCGCATCGGCAGCAGCGACCGTGCAGAAGACTGAATTCAGCGGCTCCGGGGTGTTAAACTCTCGCCACACGCACACATCGACGAAGCCGAATGAGCGAAGCCCACGCCAACGTTGACCCCCGGGAAATCGGCAAATTCGAGGAACTTGCCCACCGCTGGTGGGATACCGACGGCGAGTTCCGCCCACTCCACGACATCAACCCCTTGCGTCTCGGCTATATCGAGAGCGGCGCCGGCGGACTTGCAGGCAAGCGGGTGGTAGATGTCGGCTGCGGCGGCGGCATCCTGGCCGAATCCATGGCGGCGAAAGGCGCGGAGGTGACCGGCATCGACATGGGCGAGGCTCCGCTTTCCGTGGCCCGACTGCATGGCCTGGAATCGGGTATCAGCGTCGACTACCGGCAGGTCACCGTCGAAGCGCTCGCCGCACAACAACCGGGATCTTACGAGGTCGTGACCTGCATGGAGATGCTGGAGCACGTACCCGATCCAGAGTCCGTGGTGCGCGCCTGCGCGCAGCTGGTGAAGCCCGGTGGCCACGTCTTTTTCTCGACCCTCAATCGCAACCCCAAATCCTTCCTATTCGCGATCGTCGGTGCCGAATACCTGCTCAAGCTGCTCCCGCGCGGCACTCACGAATATCAGCGTTTCATCCGCCCCTCCGAGCTCGGCAGCGCCATCCGCCATGCCGAGTTGACCCTGGTGGACATTTCCGGCATGCATTTCAACCCGCTGACCCAGCGCTATTCGCTGTCCCGCGACGTTTCGGTCAACTACCTCGTACATGCCGTCGCAAATTAACCCGACGCACATACGCGGCGTGCTGTTCGACCTCGACGGCACTCTGGCCGATACGGCACTAGACATGGCCGCCGCCCTCAACCGGCTCAGAGTGGAAAATGCATTGCCACCGCTGCCTTTCACAGCCGTGCGCGATCACGTCTCGCACGGCAGCACCGCCATGATCCGGATCGGTTTCGGCGACAACTTGCCGAAAGCACGTTTCGAAGCGCTGCGCAGACGTTTTCTGGACATCTATAGCGCCGCACTCGCGGCCGAAACAGTACTGTTTCCAGGAATGGGAAACGTACTTGAAACACTGGAATCCCGCGGCATCGCCTGGGGCATCGTCACCAACAAACCGGGATTCCTGACCAGACCCTTGATCGCCGCGCTCGGGCTGACGGAACGCAGTGCCTGCCTGGTCAGCGGCGACGATCTGCCGCAGCGCAAGCCGCACCCCGCCACGCTCCTGCATGCGGCTCAACTATGCGACCTGCCCCCATCCACCTGCTGTTATCTAGGGGATGCCGAACGCGACATCACCGCCGGCAAATCAGC
Proteins encoded in this window:
- the pheA gene encoding prephenate dehydratase is translated as MSEQEQLRAIRERIDAIDKDLMRLISERASCAQTVAEIKRAAGSGEDFYRPEREAQILRQVKDTNPGPLEGETLARLFREIMSACLALESPLKVAFLGPEGTYTHAAVLKHFGQDVQLAPMASLGEVFREVEAATCPYGVVPIENSTEGVVNHTLDLFVQSPLHVCGEVLLRIHHHLLSREESLDGVQRVYAHQQALAQCRRWLDANLPHAERIPLSSNAEAAKRAAQDTGAAAIAGDTAESLYGLNALKRNIEDHPDNTTRFLVIGRQESIPPSGVDKTSVLVSTSNRPGALHRLLTPLAHNGVSMSRIESRPSRCVNWEYVYFLDIEGHSADPKVKQALAGLRQEAELFRILGAYPRAVL
- the serC gene encoding 3-phosphoserine/phosphohydroxythreonine transaminase; the encoded protein is MGRVYNFSSGPATLPLTVLEKVQAELVDWGGSGMSVMEMSHRGDDFVGIAERAEATLRRILDVPDTYRVLFLQGGATAQFAMVPMNLMRGGSADFIDTGIWSQKAMTEAARYGRVRLAAGGPDYATRVPAAGSIEIDPAASYLHYTPNETIGGVEFPYIPDSGDVPLVADMSSTLLSRPLDVSRFGLIYAGAQKNVGPSGLTLVIVHEDLLGDPLPGTPTVFDYRVYAENASMYNTPPTFAWYVAGEVFAWIEAEGGLPAIGERNRRKAAKLYAALDGTEFYRTAVAQDSRSWMNVTFTLAETALDTEFLRGADAAGLKSLKGHRSVGGMRASLYNAMPEAGVDALVDYMKEFERIRG
- the gyrA gene encoding DNA gyrase subunit A, which translates into the protein MADFAKELLSVNLEDEMRQSYLDYAMSVIIGRALPDVRDGLKPVHRRVLYGMHEGSYEWNKAYKKSARIVGDVMGKYHPHGDSAIYDTIVRMAQPFSLRYMLVDGQGNFGSIDGDAPAAMRYTEVRMARIAHELLADIDKETVDFTPNYDGSEREPAVLPAKIPNLLINGSAGIAVGMATNIPPHNLTEVINACVALIDTPEADINELMEYVPGPDFPTAAVINGAQGIREAYQTGRGRIYVRARSHVETDEHNGRESIVVTELPYQVNKARLLEKIAELVKEKKLEGISELRDESDKDGMRMVVDLKRGEMPEVVLNNLYQHTQMQSVFGINMVALIDGQPRLLDLKSMLEAFLRHRREVVTRRTLYDLRKARERAHVLEGLAVALANIDEIIELIRASATPVEAKAGLLARAWPPGMVTGMLERAGAEASRPDGLDPALGLADDGYRLSEAQAQAILDLRLHRLTGLEQDKIVSEYREILDKIEDLLDILTRPGRLMQVIRDELIAIREQFGDARRTEILDRRLDLSLEDLISEQDVVVTLSHAGYAKAQPLDLYRAQRRGGRGKAATSMREEDFVETLFVANTHDTILCFSSHGKVYWLKVYELPQAGRNARGRPIVNLLPLEEGERINAVLPVKDFASDSYVFMATARGTVKKTPLVDFSRPRSTGIIAVDLRDGDRLIGVAMTDGAQDVMLLTSAGKAVRFAEAEVRAMGRTACGVRGVRLGDGQSVVSLIILDENAQVLIATENGYGKRTECSEFPRHGRGGQGVIAIQSSSRNGNLVGAVQVVDGDEVMLITDGGTLVRTPVDEVSVIGRNTLGVTLIRLGEGERLVQIERVESLVGDDAEDEPAEEDGDGPEDGSEDLGRD
- the mtnA gene encoding S-methyl-5-thioribose-1-phosphate isomerase, with translation MATPDNDGVRAVIWADDRLRLLDQRLLPAQTAWIEATTAAKVADAIRDMVVRGAPAIGIAAAYGAVLAARACGPDREALMRELDRLAAARPTAVNLGWAIARQRRLVEESVGDATPALLAEAVAIHEADLSANRRMGELGGALVETGDVLTHCNTGSLATGGYGTALGVIRSAYADGRIGRVYADETRPWLQGSRLTAWELIHDGIPVSLLCEGAAASLLASGRVSWVIVGADRIAANGDVANKIGTYSLAVLARHHDVRFMVVAPTSTIDMATPDGAAIPIEERPEEELLSFAGKAVAAAGASAWNPVFDVTPADLIDAIVTEVGVVEHPGLAGMHELMGQRA
- a CDS encoding TRZ/ATZ family hydrolase is translated as MEEIDLLISARWVIPVAPEPLVHEHYAVAVRGRRIVDILPASEATRRYHAEEHVNLPRHALIPGLVNAHTHAAMTLMRGLADDLPLMTWLQQHIWPAEARWVGADFVRDGTRLAIAEMLRGGTTCFNDMYFFPEITARVAVNLGMRASIGMIVVDFPSAWARNADEYIARGLDEVMDAHKGEGLISTCFAPHAPYTVSDAPLERIRNLSNELERPVHIHVHETQQEIDDHLTHHGVRPLARLDALGLLGPNLVAVHMTQLSDHEIALLAERGASVVHCPQSNLKLASGFAPVAHLIEAGVNVALGTDGAASNNDLDLWDEMRTAALLAKGVAGRADALPAHAALRMATLSGARALGLDEEIGSIEVGKAADLVAVDLGRLETQPIYDPVSHLVYAAGREAVSHVWIAGQSKLVERELTQLNVDELAESAASWAMRIGSSDRAED
- the ubiG gene encoding bifunctional 2-polyprenyl-6-hydroxyphenol methylase/3-demethylubiquinol 3-O-methyltransferase UbiG, translated to MSEAHANVDPREIGKFEELAHRWWDTDGEFRPLHDINPLRLGYIESGAGGLAGKRVVDVGCGGGILAESMAAKGAEVTGIDMGEAPLSVARLHGLESGISVDYRQVTVEALAAQQPGSYEVVTCMEMLEHVPDPESVVRACAQLVKPGGHVFFSTLNRNPKSFLFAIVGAEYLLKLLPRGTHEYQRFIRPSELGSAIRHAELTLVDISGMHFNPLTQRYSLSRDVSVNYLVHAVAN
- a CDS encoding HAD family hydrolase, which codes for MPSQINPTHIRGVLFDLDGTLADTALDMAAALNRLRVENALPPLPFTAVRDHVSHGSTAMIRIGFGDNLPKARFEALRRRFLDIYSAALAAETVLFPGMGNVLETLESRGIAWGIVTNKPGFLTRPLIAALGLTERSACLVSGDDLPQRKPHPATLLHAAQLCDLPPSTCCYLGDAERDITAGKSAGMHTLIASWGYIDAEQRPDTWGADDTLTRPDDLLAWIDANSLPVATPSLA